The Haloarcula sp. CBA1127 genomic interval TCTGTTGCTGACTCGGGCAACTGACTGTCGCAGGAATTACCCCCCGGCAACTGGCGGGAACACGCTGAGTTCGTCTCCGTCTTCCAGTGGGGTCTCTAGACCATCGAGATGTGCAATGTCCCTTCCGTTCCGGAGAATCGTCAGGTACTCTCGCAGTTCGCCGTCCTCAAATAGGTCCATCTCTGTGAACTCCTCGGAGAGCTGTCGGAGCACGTCGCCCGCCTGCAGGTCCGTTTCATACTCGCGGTGAACCGTTTTCTGCCCGACGGCCTCCCGGAAGTTGGCGAAAAACCGCAG includes:
- a CDS encoding ubiquitin-like small modifier protein 1 — its product is MQIELRFFANFREAVGQKTVHREYETDLQAGDVLRQLSEEFTEMDLFEDGELREYLTILRNGRDIAHLDGLETPLEDGDELSVFPPVAGG